The Nicotiana tomentosiformis chromosome 2, ASM39032v3, whole genome shotgun sequence genome includes the window TCAACCTTTGTAATGGCAACAAAACTAGCCTTGCACAAAGGGCATGTTGAGGCTTTCCTGCTTGATGCCTATGATGAGGGCATTGTGAAAGGAAAATATCAGTTGAAACAAAACAAATATCCAAGAATCAAAAGTTTCACTTGCATGCGTAGAGGAAACATCTCATCGCGATGACATGCtaaaaatgaaaaagagaaaaaaaaaaaaccatcCCCTCAAACCAAATTGAGAAAGACGGATAGGAAGGTTTACCATATGATTGGCCCACGTCTGGATGCATGAGAAACAAAAGCGATGACCACAGGGAAGCACCCCCCTGGATGAACTAAAATCTGTCCAACATATGACACAGGATAACGCGGTTGATGTAGACACTTTGCAAGTTTTATCAGTCTCATTTTGGACCTCATCAACAGCTAGGCGTGGCTCTTGTCCATTTCCAGTAAGATTAGATGAGATACCTTCTGCATGTAAACACTGATTACCATTATCAAGGAGTCTGTTAACTTCAGTTTCCCCAGTGCCATCTACACCTATTCTACTTGGCTCCGTCTCTGACTGATGGCAGCTAAAACCAGATCCATGCCTGTTAATCATAGAGATTTCAGGCATTTCAACATCCAAGTTGTAACTTTGAGCTAAAGTTTCATGTTCCCGAAGAGCTTGTAATTGGAGACTCTGTTTCTCTGAACCTGAAATAATCTCCACAAGATCCCCACTAATGTTCTTCTTCACCAATCTACGACTTCTGCGAGAAGTTTCAGCAAATTCAGAACTTCTCTTCTTGGGTTTAAGGAATGCTGAAGGGGGAAAATTCAGTTCTTCAATCTACacggaaaaaatgaggaaaagaAAAGTATCAACTAAAGTCTGGAAAGTAATGGATGAAATAATGACTGTCTAAAAAGTTATTACCTCTGTCCTACGTGAGCCTTGTAAAGAGTGCTCACCGGAACAATATATGATGCTGGACGGGTGATCCTTGTTCAGAATACTGTCATTTGATTTCCTCCTTGGTCTATCCTTATGTTTAACCAGCTCAGGAGACAAATTCTGCAACCAGTAGCATAAAAGCAAGAAATTGAAGCTATGTTGTATAATCATTTTATAAAGATGTGTCTCATCACTTAGTTTGCAGTACTATATATATCCAATACCTAGGCACATACTGAAGTGAGGCTGGTGCATGATCAACTTCTGATCTATATTGCACCAACTCTTTGTGATAAATGACCTAGATTTTGATAACAACTAGCCAAGACATACAACATTTACAGCATGCATCAATAAATATTCCTACTGATACATAAATCCAGGAACAGCCGGATAATGGATTTTGTCAACCAGAAGGAATTTTTAGCTTTAACTGTTAAACAAAAACATTTTGAAGTTTGAACTAACCCTTTGAAGTGCAATCtatgttatgaaaatgataaagaGCAGTGACGAAAAAATGAATGCACCTCTTTTAATAAAGTTGAATCCGTCCAAGAGTTGAAATCCTCTTCAGATTCAATAAGAATAGCTGGTTCTTTGGAGTGATTCAATGGTTTACTTTCGCTAAAAAGTGTAATATCCAACAATATCGGACCCACTTCTTGCCCACTGCAAATAATTGAATGCCAAGGGATAAGATTCCAGCTGTAGAACTGGAGATATGATTGATCATAAGAAAGCAATACAACCAACTTCCAAATGAGCAATACACAGCTTTCAGACAGGCAAATGACAAAGAAAGAAATTGCTACGTTCGGCTAATAAATCAAATGTTGGTTAATTAATTCTATGGCATCTCCCATATCAAAAACAAATTAATTCTAAGACATCTCGGTCTGCAACTTGTGTTCTTCAAAAGTAAGAAATAAGAATGACTGTGATACAAGATAAATTTAACTGTCACGAGAAAAATGATGAAAGAAATAAATACCGCAGTCAAACTTTTCCAGAGAAAGCAGAAAATGATAATTTAGTCATGCATATGCATTTTCTCTTGAAATTCTTTTATAAGTGCAACAAGAAATTGATTAGCCaaatttttgtctttttttctcGATTCACAGCCATTAGATAGCTAAACAGCAATATTTCTGTGAGTAGGCATCTAGAAACATAAAGATCTAATCAAGTAAACAGCACCAGCAGAATATGCACATAATTGTCCAAAAGTGATTCCAGATTTTGGAGAAGAATCAATACACGCtcttatcaaaatttcatattattTTATCTAGTTCTCTTCAACTGAAGTGGCATGCATTTG containing:
- the LOC104091107 gene encoding uncharacterized protein isoform X2, producing the protein MEEEDANRRHKKVRGHLPIRGMESVIATVSGYHGTERFNLIKLIDKSGASYVGSMNQSTTHLVCWRFEGKKYELAKTFKMSIINHRWVEDCIKEGRRLPEAPYASQCGQEVGPILLDITLFSESKPLNHSKEPAILIESEEDFNSWTDSTLLKENLSPELVKHKDRPRRKSNDSILNKDHPSSIIYCSGEHSLQGSRRTEIEELNFPPSAFLKPKKRSSEFAETSRRSRRLVKKNISGDLVEIISGSEKQSLQLQALREHETLAQSYNLDVEMPEISMINRHGSGFSCHQSETEPSRIGVDGTGETEVNRLLDNGNQCLHAEGISSNLTGNGQEPRLAVDEVQNETDKTCKVSTSTALSCVICWTDFSSSRGVLPCGHRFCFSCIQTWANHMASSRKASTCPLCKASFVAITKVDDAIPADQKIYSQTIPDNNPEMNIYILPEVETSRFRSNVQTNHT
- the LOC104091107 gene encoding uncharacterized protein isoform X1; the encoded protein is MEEEDANRRHKKVRGHLPIRGMESVIATVSGYHGTERFNLIKLIDKSGASYVGSMNQSTTHLVCWRFEGKKYELAKTFKMSIINHRWVEDCIKEGRRLPEAPYASQCGQEVGPILLDITLFSESKPLNHSKEPAILIESEEDFNSWTDSTLLKENLSPELVKHKDRPRRKSNDSILNKDHPSSIIYCSGEHSLQGSRRTEIEELNFPPSAFLKPKKRSSEFAETSRRSRRLVKKNISGDLVEIISGSEKQSLQLQALREHETLAQSYNLDVEMPEISMINRHGSGFSCHQSETEPSRIGVDGTGETEVNRLLDNGNQCLHAEGISSNLTGNGQEPRLAVDEVQNETDKTCKVSTSTALSCVICWTDFSSSRGVLPCGHRFCFSCIQTWANHMASSRKASTCPLCKASFVAITKVDDAIPADQKIYSQTIPDNNPEMNIYILPEVETSRFRSNPSRTPVCCRCSCREPADLLVKCHLCETLCIHSYCLDPPLLPWTCMHCKDLQRLYRRSW